A stretch of DNA from Bacillus sp. NP157:
GGGCATGAGCGCGGTGCTGGTGGGGTCGTCGGGCGCGGGCAAGTCGACGCTGACCAACACGCTGCTCGGCGAAGAAAAAATGGCGACGGGCGCCGTGCGTGGCCACGACAGCCGCGGCCGGCACACCACGACGCATCGTGCGCTGCTCAGCCTGCCGACCGGCGGCTGCCTGATCGACACCCCGGGCATGCGCGAACTGAAGCTCACCGGCGAAGAAAACCTCGACCTGTTCGCCGACATCGAGGCGCTTGCCACGCAGTGTCGCTTCGCCGACTGCGGCCACGGCAAGGAGCCTGGTTGTGCGATCCAGGCCGCGCTTGCCTCGGGCGAACTGTCGCCGCAGCGCTGGCGCAACTACCTGAAGCTGCACGACGAACGCGAAGAGCAGGCGGCGACGCTGGAAGCACGCCTGCGCCGCAAGGCGGCACCCAGGCCGGGTGGCCGCCCCCGCCGCGGCGGCTGGGATGTCGACACCGACTGACTAGGCGGCGGCCTTGCCGCATTCCGCGCAGAACTTCGAACCCGCAGGCATCTCGTGCCTGCACCCGCCGCACAGCTGCACCTGGTTGAGCGCGGTCCCGCAATCGGGACAGAACTTGCCGCCGCCGGTGGCCGTGCCGCAGGATGGGCAGGCGAGTTGCTTCTCGCTCTTGACGTCGACCTTCGCCGCGTTGGCCATGCCCTGCAGGCGTGCATCCTCGCGTGCCTTCTCGACCAGGCCGGCATGCCGCGCTTCGGCCACTTCCGCCTCGACGCTCGGTGCGCAGCGATGGCACAGGCCCTGCTCGATGGTCCAGCACTTGTCGCAGACGTAGTTGCTGCAACGCGCGCAGCGATGGAAATGCTGCTTGGCCTTTTCGATCGCGTCGCCGAGCGCCTCGTCGCGTGCCGTACCCCAGCCTGCGCGTGCATAGCCATCGGCCGCATCGTCCAGCGCGCTGCCCACGTTGCCCAGCAGGTTGCTGGCGACCCCGCTCAGCCGCTGCAGCCAGCCGGCCGCCTGCGCGCTGCGGTAGGGCTCGAACGGCGAGCGCCAGGTGTCGTTGCAATCTTCGCAATAGAAGTCGAACTGGAACCCCGCGCCGGTGCCGAACTGCTGGCTCTGGTCACGGAAGTTCTTCGCAAAATGCAGTTCCCCGCCCATGGGTATCCTCGTCAGCCATGTCCCCTGTGGGCACCGACGGTACTGCCGAACGATGGCTATTGCCACCGTGGCTCCTGAAAGCACGTCTCAGTAGGTGATCGTGATGGTCACGACGTCGCTGTATGCGCCAGCCGTTGCCGCCGCCTGTGCCGGCAGGCGGCCGTACACGGTGAGCGTCTGCTGCGAGCCGTTGCCGCTGGCGGTCGCCGTGTCGGTATTCAGCGCCGTGCCCCAGCGCAGCGTCCGCTGGCTGTCGCGGTAGAGCTCGTAGGTCACGTATTTCCCCCCGGGGCCGATCATTCGTCGCGTGGTCCCCGTGGCGTTCTGGCCGTTGTCCAGGCCGACCTGGTAGGCCGCGCGGTTGGTGCAGGTGGCGCGGACCAGCGAGGTCTGGTCCGTGGCCGTGCGGAGCAGCCCGTTGACCGAGCCGAAGTTGAGGTCGGTGGCCGTGGCCAGCGTGCACTTGGGCGCCACCGAGGCGGTGACGGTGATCGAAGGGCCGGCCACGGTGGTCGCCGCGACGGTGCCGCCGGCCGTGCAGCTCGCCGGGTAGGTACCGATCGAGAGCAGCGCCTCGTTGTAGCTGTAGGTCAGCGCGTTGGAGGCCGTGCCACCGAGCAGCGTGCCGGTGTACGCGCCGGGCGACAGCGAGATCTGCCCGCTGGGCACGCGCCCGTAGAAGGGCAGGCTGCCCACGAACACGGTGCCGTTGTTGAGGATCGGTATCTGCCCCTGCACGACGAACGGCGCGTAGGTGGGATTGTTGACCACGCCCCAGATCGAGGTGCGGTTGCTGTCCTTGTACAGCCCGTACTGCATGCGGTCGCCCAGCGGATCGAGGATCGTCCGTGGCGCGAAGGCGCCCTGGTCATCCGCGCCGATGCTGAAGCACATGGTGATGTAGCTGCCGAAGAGGATGCCCAGCGCGCCGGAGTACGAGCAGGTGTAGTTGATGGTGCCGCTGGCATCCACGTTGGTCGAGGTGGGGTCGACGGGGCCAAACGCGAGGCCGGTGACGCTGGTGATGCTGCAGATCGTCGTCGCTTCCGCGCGGGGAGCGGCGAACAACGCCGTGCAGGCGAGCAGGAGCAGGGCAAGCCACTTCATGGTGTGCTCCGGCAGGTGAGCGGGCCGAGTTGCGGCAGGTCGCGTGCATGCGCCGGGTAGGTGAGCGTGGCCGTGCAACGCGTGCCGTCGGGCCGGGTCACCCGCAGTTCGGTGCTGCCCTTGAGGTTGTCCATGTAGGCCAGGCCGTCGTAGCCGACCACGGCCGGTTCGCCCGGGCCACTGTCCACGCGCGATCCGACCGGCAACGGCGTGCCGTTGTCGTCGACCAGCGTCGCCAGCGCGGCGCGCACGCGGGTGACCGGGAAATGCACGACCACGCCCGACCGGTCCGCGGGGGCGACGACGCTTTCGACATGCTGCACGCGTTCGTCGGCGGGCAGGTCGATCGGGTCGATCGCCAGGCGATTGTCCTGCCATGCGTTCAGGCGCGAGACCAGCAGCAGGCCGCGACTGTCGGTGACGCCGGTACGCCGGTTTTCCAGCATGACCGGGATATCCGGCGTGCCCGCGGTGTCGACCAGGGCGAAGGCATCGTCGATGCGCCGCGCGGTGAACACGTGGCCGCCCATCAGCACCAGCGCGCCATTGGCATCCACGTACTGGTAACCCGATGGCCCGATCGAACTCGCGCCGACGGTGATCTGTCCGTCGTTGCCCAGCCAACCCGCCTCGGCGAGTCCGCCGCCCTGTTCGCCCGCACGGCCCTGCACATGCCAGCCGAAGCCGCCGTCGCCGTCGATCGGATGGTTGGCGTCCACGACGCCGAAGGTCTGGTTGCGATCGCGCTGCGCGGATGACGTCCAGGTGGTGCGTTCGTCCAGGGCCCAGGTGATGCCGACGAAGAAGCTGCGATCGGCGCGTTCGTCCAGGTTCTGGTTGAGGCTTGCGTTGATCGAGATGCTCCGGCGCAGGTTGCGTAGGAGGAACATGCCCATGTAACGCGACGCGGGCTGGCCGCCGTAGCGCAGGCGCACGTAGTTCACCCCGTAGCTGCCTTCGCCGACATTGAAGCCGACCAGCGCCCGGTCGCTCGCGCGCGGCGGCGCGGAGCCATAGTTCGAGGCGACGTCGCGGAAGCTGGCATCGGCACGCAGCGTGTCCAGCGAGAAGTTCACGATGCGCCCGCTCCAGGAGAAGCCGGCGCCATACTGCGCGCCGCCACTGCGCGAGCGTGCATACGACGCGTTGACCACGCTGGCGCCGAACGGATTCCATACCGCGCCGAGGCCGGTCGTGCCGCGCCCGTCGCCGGCTTCC
This window harbors:
- a CDS encoding spore coat U domain-containing protein, giving the protein MKWLALLLLACTALFAAPRAEATTICSITSVTGLAFGPVDPTSTNVDASGTINYTCSYSGALGILFGSYITMCFSIGADDQGAFAPRTILDPLGDRMQYGLYKDSNRTSIWGVVNNPTYAPFVVQGQIPILNNGTVFVGSLPFYGRVPSGQISLSPGAYTGTLLGGTASNALTYSYNEALLSIGTYPASCTAGGTVAATTVAGPSITVTASVAPKCTLATATDLNFGSVNGLLRTATDQTSLVRATCTNRAAYQVGLDNGQNATGTTRRMIGPGGKYVTYELYRDSQRTLRWGTALNTDTATASGNGSQQTLTVYGRLPAQAAATAGAYSDVVTITITY
- a CDS encoding fimbria/pilus outer membrane usher protein; the encoded protein is MSVAGEDLYLEVVLNGTTTERLVHFVRRGEALCASAADLRSLGFVLPPGDEMRCLPDVDSLHYTYDVAQQRVTIDVPTGRLDLPRQMLNQPERTATKATSATGLLLNYDVYASRGGGVGNVSALAELRAFSEDKGVLSNTSITRRYQDSDGSWHGDTVRLDSQWRLSFPDSSVALTVGDTLTGATSWSRATRIGGIAVGTDFSLQPYRVTTPLPQFFGQATAPSSVELYVDGIRQYSGKVPAGPFQLTAVPGVDQAGQAQVVLTDALGRTSTVSFPFYAARQLLRAGLDDWSVELGTVREAYGIDSFAYGDAPIGSATWRRGVTDKLTLETHAEAGDGRGTTGLGAVWNPFGASVVNASYARSRSGGAQYGAGFSWSGRIVNFSLDTLRADASFRDVASNYGSAPPRASDRALVGFNVGEGSYGVNYVRLRYGGQPASRYMGMFLLRNLRRSISINASLNQNLDERADRSFFVGITWALDERTTWTSSAQRDRNQTFGVVDANHPIDGDGGFGWHVQGRAGEQGGGLAEAGWLGNDGQITVGASSIGPSGYQYVDANGALVLMGGHVFTARRIDDAFALVDTAGTPDIPVMLENRRTGVTDSRGLLLVSRLNAWQDNRLAIDPIDLPADERVQHVESVVAPADRSGVVVHFPVTRVRAALATLVDDNGTPLPVGSRVDSGPGEPAVVGYDGLAYMDNLKGSTELRVTRPDGTRCTATLTYPAHARDLPQLGPLTCRSTP
- a CDS encoding zinc ribbon domain-containing protein, giving the protein MGGELHFAKNFRDQSQQFGTGAGFQFDFYCEDCNDTWRSPFEPYRSAQAAGWLQRLSGVASNLLGNVGSALDDAADGYARAGWGTARDEALGDAIEKAKQHFHRCARCSNYVCDKCWTIEQGLCHRCAPSVEAEVAEARHAGLVEKAREDARLQGMANAAKVDVKSEKQLACPSCGTATGGGKFCPDCGTALNQVQLCGGCRHEMPAGSKFCAECGKAAA